The Aspergillus flavus chromosome 2, complete sequence region ACGCCCCTGCGAGTGTGGCCCTGAGGGTCAAAGAAAGGCTCGCAATACCGGATATTCATCCTGGCTGCGCGTTGGAAATAGTTCATCGCAAGGAGATAgaagtcttcctcatcgcgAAGAACGTCGAAGCCACCATAGTAAAGCTCGAAGAATCGGAGCATTCCCCCCTCAACACCCCCCTGTTCTAAATCATCGAGGAGGTCATACAAGCCTTTCAATTCTGATAAGTCACGGCAATATTTTCCTGTTCTGGGATTCGGTATCGGTATTCGGTGTCGAACTGCAAGCGGCCATCGAAGTTCTGGTGTCATGGTCCCTTCAATGTGGACGTGCATTTCAACTTTGGGCATCTGTTTGATGAACTCATCGTCTTGGTTTCGGATCAAGTCCCGATATTCGCGGATGGTCGCGTTTGCCAGGACTGCGTTTGATGAGCTCATATTGGTATCTTCGAATCGAACGACGTCTTCCTCGGTATGAAGGAGGTGATCGCTGTGTCCTGAAAGTGAGGGATTGCACCAACTTATCTATGTATGACCAGGCATGATATGCGTAAGCTTGCCCCGCAAACTGTATGGATTTATGCAACAGATACGTGATAGTGATATGCACCCCGCTCGAGGAATTCTCGGATTTTATATGATTGGTCCTTCGGGGGATAGCCAGCCCGGCAGCCTTTGGATCATAGCGGAGTGTTGGAGATTCATgttaaaatagaaatatgcCAGTAAGCATCAACATGATGGTACATATGAGACGAGCAGAAGGATGATGTATCTCATGGGTCATTATCCCTCAAGAGGGATCAGGGCAAGGCGTATTGAATGGTAATAAAGTATAGACACTCAACTCATAACGTGCACATGTTTCATACGGCAGTGGATTATCATAGTACAGAAGATCTTGATTCAGGTTTCCTGTTTAATTATGTATGATCTTAGAATATGGTTTTGGCTGACAGTTCGCGGCGTGACATAATTACTCTTTCTCCTCATGAACCCATCCCAGGATtctctttgccttctctGTTGTGAAGAACGACTGATTACTCGACAAGTCACCGCGAATCTCCGCATCTGGATAATACTTCTTCGCCAGCTCCTGGGACGGCGTGTCCTGGGTCGTCGTGGGCGCCACAATATTGAAGACCTCACATCCGTTCAACTTTTCGCTCTTTTCTACCGCCAACAAACATGCTCTCGCTGTCGCCTGAGCACTAACCCATCCCCACAAACTCTTCACTGCGGAGCTATCCCAGTTCTCCGCGTGTCCTTTCTGGGCCTCTGACCGCGATGCGACCGCATGGATGCGCATACACGCGATGTTCATTCCGGGGAACCATCGCGCGAAGGCCTTCCCCTGCATCTCTGCCTCGTCCTTCGCCAGGGCATAAGAATCAGTCGGCCTTTCCGgcgcttcttcatcgataGGGAAGTAGTCGAACTTCAGAGGTCGGGTGGCGTATTCGAGGCCGATAGCATTCACCGACGAAGCATAGCAAAACTTCTTGATACCGAGCTCGGCGGCAGCTCGAAAGCCGTTGAATGCCGAGTTCACATTGTTATTGTGTACCAGATCATCGCCTTTGTCCAAGGGGTTCGGAATAGCAGCTAGATGGATCACGGCATCGCAGCCGCGGAAGGCCTCGAGCGTCGCCTTGTAGTCATTCGCCGTGTCCGCGGTTTTCATCTCTGAATTCGGTGTCCCGTCGTATTCGGTGTCGGTGCGGTCGACTTGTACCGTTGCGTGACCAGCTTCCGATGCGGCCTTCACTACAGCCCGTCCGACAGTGCCGCGAGCACCGGTGATTGCGATCTTCATGCTGAGGGGTGTTTGTGTGGATACGTTTCTGTAGTATAGTCGGGGACCTTGCCGCGAAATGATGTTAGCGAGAGAACGAAATGACATGCTCACATATATCTATGAGTTGTCTGATACTGACCTTATACTCGGCCAGTGACTTCGCCTGTTTCGTTATCCAGTTCCATGACGTGAATATGATGATGCCCAGCGCAGTCGATATGCCATGACGCTAGCATGACGATCAGCACGCCTCTTGGGTGGATTCCCAGCTCATAATGTTCCTGTATACACTCTACATACAGGAGAAATGACttgaaaagcaaaaatgcCGATCAAGATGTGATAAAAGAGCTGTAGACGCTCTTTCAGAGAGGCTGGATAGATGACATCAGGGCTGGTGGCCGATAAGGGTCGCAGCCCTTATCTAAGCCGCTCTCGGATCAACACCTGCTCCGATGCTTCCTCTCCCAGTAATGAATTTTTACTTGGTACTACAGGGTATAGTAAGGATATTCCAGAGATAAAAGTAGAACCTTTGAGCTCAGTTGCT contains the following coding sequences:
- a CDS encoding UDP-galactose 4-epimerase, which codes for MSFRSLANIISRQGPRLYYRNVSTQTPLSMKIAITGARGTVGRAVVKAASEAGHATVQVDRTDTEYDGTPNSEMKTADTANDYKATLEAFRGCDAVIHLAAIPNPLDKGDDLVHNNNVNSAFNGFRAAAELGIKKFCYASSVNAIGLEYATRPLKFDYFPIDEEAPERPTDSYALAKDEAEMQGKAFARWFPGMNIACMRIHAVASRSEAQKGHAENWDSSAVKSLWGWVSAQATARACLLAVEKSEKLNGCEVFNIVAPTTTQDTPSQELAKKYYPDAEIRGDLSSNQSFFTTEKAKRILGWVHEEKE